ACACCGCAACAAACCGACCTGCGGAAGGCAACCGCGTCAACCCCGGGGGAGGCGTCCATTCCTACGGCAAATCAACAACCTGGCGCCATGACCGTGACGGTCGCTTCGCCCCAACCACAACCAAGCCAGGTTCCCCCCGTCAGCACAGCAGGACTGACCCATCAGACCCAGCCCACCAGCCCCCCCCCCACGGTGCCACCAGCACAAGATCCAGCGATACACCCGCTCCCGTCACAACCGCTTCAGCCATCAACACCATCAGCAGATGATCACAAACCACCACCCGTGCCGTCCCACCATGCGCAACCTTTGCCAAGCGATCACATTCCCGAAGCAACAAATTTCCATATGATGTCATCCATAAAGATTGCCCTGAGTCATCCTTTTGTTCTTATGATTTTAAACAGTTTATCCATCATTATTTTAGGATTTTTGATGGTCAAGACGACAAAAAGCAATTCAATAGCAACAAATACGTCTCTTCCACCTCCACATCCCGACAAGAGCGCTCCGGCATCAACCAAGGAAACAAAATTATCCTTGATCACCGACGACACAAAAGAGTTCTCACCCTTGCCGTCAAACCCGACCATCGCTGACTATACACGATATGGTTATGACTGTGCAAAACGCGGTTGGAAGGCTGACGACCTCGACATTTTGATGTTCGGTTTGGCTAAATTTGAAGGAAACATGGATATCGCACACCTGGTCAGCGTGGCTGCATTAAGCCTCGACAACTACAGCCTTGCCTACGATACGATCATCCGCCTGCTGCCCACGATCAAAGGCGGCATGGCAGCCCAAAATGTATCAAAAACAAACTTGGCCAGTTATGTTGTGCGTGGACGCAAAAAGATCAGCAGAGGTCACTATGTGGATGCCCTTGATATATTGCTGATAGCGAGAAATATTTACCCTGATGATACTGAGATTGCTTATCTGACTGGTTTGGCTGCGATGCGTTGCGGTTCTTATAGTATGGCCAGCGATATCATCAAACAATTGTTGGGAATCGTTTATTCAGACCAGAGAGTCATATTAGATCCCAAGTCATTGATCAAGCTTAAAGAACTCCCCATGCAATTGTCTGTGGATATTTTGAGTTTGGCGGGTCGACTTGCCAAGGAGTTGTTCTTCACCTCTTTGGCAGGTCAACTGGCCAAGGACAAGTTTTTTGCCGCGAATGCGAACGAACAACCCATCGACGAAAAATTGCGATGGCTTCTCCCCGCACCTGTGGAAGCCATGCTCCAACAGAGCCTGGCGGACCTGGATGTTGCTGGAATCATAGCGAATGCATCCGAACAGGCAAAAACCAAAGAGGTTGTCTTTCAACAATTCTGGGGAGAAACGGCGCGTCAGTGCTACTTGAATGCATTTGCCTACAGTGAACGGAGCGATCCTTTCCCGGCCATCAATGCCGCCACCGTCGGTTGGCTTTTGTTTTTGATGAAAGACAAGAAAGACGAACGATTAAGAAAAGAGACCCTCTCTCTTGTGGAAGAAATATGCAATATCTGTCTGGATAAAGAAAAAAATTCAGACGAAGCTTATTGGAATGCTGCCACCCTGGGAGAGGCCTACTTGATCCTTGGGGATGTGGAACGTTCGACAACCTGGTACAGCAAGGCCAAGCAACGTGCCAAGGACCGCACGGGGGACATCTCCACCATGTTTCATCAAATCTGCTTGTTGGAACAAAAACTTCACATTCCCGATCACGTCAAAAAGTTGTTCATTCCCAGGAAGGTTGCCGTGTTTGTCGGGCACATGATCGATGTACCTCATCGTCCCACCACACGATTTCCTCAGGCATGCGCCCAAGAAGCCAAGGAAAAAATCGGCGACATGATCGACAGGGAAAATATTGGTATTGGTTATTGTTCCCTGGCTTGTGGCGGAGACATCCTGTTTGCCGAACAAATGATCGAGAAAAAATTGGAGCTGCATCTGGTGCTCCCTTTCCCTGAGGAAGAGTTTATCCGCACCAGCGTCGCCATGGGTGGTCAAGAATGGGTCAAACGCTTTCTGCACATTCGCAACTCGGCAACAAAAATCACCTTCGCCGTGGATGAAACCTACCGAGACGATCCAAGCCTGTTCGTATTCAATGGTTTATTACTTGAGGGAATGGCCTTGACCGAGGCCAAACGATTGCAAACCAACGCCGTGATGATTGCCTTGATTCACTCCGATGCCACTTCAATACCGGGCGGAACCATAGAAAGTCTGCAACGCTGGCAGCAATACGGACGCAAAGCAGACGTGATCGATATCAAGTCGTTTACCACCCCCATGACAAAACAGGAACTCCTCCCACAACCCTCCGGCGGCCAAAAGAGCGGTCCCAAGCAAAAGCTCCCGCAAAAATCCTACGAAATCAAAACCATGCTCTTTGCTGACGTGGCAGGTTTCAGCCGCTTGGTCAAGGAACATCATACCCAGGCGTTTTATGTCAATTTTCTGGGCGCCATTGCAGACGTGCTCAAGCCCGCCATGCTTGAAACAGACCCCCCTGTTTTCCGCAACTCGTGGGGGGATGGTTTGTTTCTGGTCTTCGATCAGGTGGAAGAGGCCTGCGAGTGTGCCTTGAGATTGCGGAATATGGTCAACGAGAAGGATTGGCAGGCTGTAGGCTTGCCGCCAGGCGTCAACATACGCATCGCCCTGCACACTGGTCCGGTAACGCGAGGTTATGATGCCATCATTCGACGCAACAATTTCTTTGGCAGCCAGGTCAATCTCGCCGCCAGAGTTGAACCCGTGACCATTCCAGGGTCCATCTTTGTCACGGAACAGACTGCCGCCATGTTGGCCGCCCTGGAGCACCACTGTTATGCCTGTGACTACGTCGGCGAGAAAAAGTTACCGAAAAACGCCGGTTTCTGCAAACTCTTCCGCCTGCGCCACAGAGATGAGATGCGGCTGCTCGCTTCATAGACCTCTTGATGGAAAATGGGGTCGTGAGCGGGATCCATCCTGAACTACGGTACATGAAACGTAACTATTCACCACCCGCCAACGAATCGGGGTCCAGGGGGCTGACTCCCTGGCTTAGTCCAGGGCAGCGCCCTGGTGGGGTTCCCCTGGTGGGGTTCGGGGCGAAGCCCTGACAAAGGCTTTCCTGTCCAGGCTTTTCTTGCAAGGGTGGTGAATAGTTACCATGAAACATCCCCCAGCCCTATTCGATATTGCCATCATGTTAACTGCGCCCGCGAATCATGTCCAGCAGCTCCGCCACCGATAACTTTCCGCTCATGTCGCCCCCCTCCAGCAGACCATCGGCCAGGTTGCGCTTGTGCCGATGCAGATCCACGATCTTGGCCTCGATGGTCTCCTGCGTCACCAGGCGATAGATGGTCACCGGGCGCGTCTGCCCGATCCGGTGGGCGCGATCCGAAGCCTGGTCTTCCACCGCCGGGTTCCACCAGGGGTCCATGTGGATCACATAGTCCGCCGCCGTCAGGTTAATACCGACCCCTCCAGCCTTCAGGCTGATGAGAAACAAATCACCCTCCCCGGACTGAAAGGCATCCACACGACGTTGCCGCTCCTTGGCGGGGGTGCTGCCATCCAGATATTGATAGACCACTTTCTTTTCATCCAACAATGCCCTGATGATGGCGAGGTGATCGACGAACTGGCTGAACACAAGGGCTTTGTGCCGGTTCGCCAACAACTCCTCCACCACCTCCCAAAAAACGGCCAGCTTGGTACTCTCGATGGGACTGTCGGGCAACACCAGACGACTGTTGCAGCAGGCCCGCCGCAGCCGCATGATCTCGGCAAGAACCTGGAACCGTTTCTGCTCGGCAGGACCATCCAGATTTTCTATCTGTTCAATGGCCTTGCGGCGCAAGGTTTCGTAAAAGGCCATCTCTTCCGGACTCATCTCGACGTTCAACACGATTTCGGTTCGGGGCGGCAACTCTTCGAGAACCTGGCTCTTGGTGCGCCGGAGCAGGAAAGGCTGGATCCATTTCCGCAACCTTTTTTGGGCCTCCTTCTCCCCATGGCGTTCGATGGGGACGGCGAACCGTTCGTTGAATGCCTCCAACGAGCCCAGCAATCCGGGGTTGATGAACCGGAACAGATTCCACACCTCTCCCAGATGGTTTTCCAGGGGGGTACCAGTCATGATGATCCGAAAAGACCCGGTCAGAGCCATGACCGATTGGGAGCGTTTGGTCAGCCGATTTTTGATGGCCTGCGCCTCGTCCAGCACGACGACGTTCCATTTGATGGCGGCCAGCATGCCCGCTTCCTGCTGCAACAGACCATAACTGCAAATGACCACATCGAAGGATTGCAAGCCCCCCAAGATCTGCTGCCTTTGACCCCCACCAAACACGATACCACGCAGGGTGGGAGCAAAGCGGTCGATCTCTGCGATCCAGTTCAGGGCAACGGAAGTCGGGGCTACCACCAGCGACGGCCCCTCCTGGGCCCGATACAGCAGGAGCGCCAGGGCCTGCAAGGTCTTCCCAAGCCCCATGTCATCGGCCAGGCAGGCGCCAACACCCCAGGCCGCCAAGCGAGCCAGCCACTTGAAACCAGTGACCTGATAATCCCGCAACTCGGCCTGTAACGTGGAAGGTGGCTCTGGATCAAGACCCTGGGCCTGGTCAAAACGCTTGAGGTGGGCACGCCAATGCTGGTCGGTCTCGACCGTCCGGGCTTCGGCAAACAACTCCCGGAAAACCGGGCTGGCCAGGGGGTGAAAACGTTGTCCCTTGGCATTTTTTTCGGAAAAGGCGTCGATTTCTGCCAGACGTTTGCGGAATGTCTCCGTCAGTGCCACAAAGCGGCCTTCGCCCAAGGGAATAAAACGGCTCTTGCCGTCCCGCACCATATCCAGCAACCGACCCATCTCCACGACCAGATCCTCATCCAGGGAGATATCACCAGTCACCGAGAACCAATTCTGTTCACGCTGAATACGCACCCGCAAACCATCCATGGCCACAGGGGCGCTGACCCGCATCTTTTCCCCCTCGGGCCAGGCGATGACCACTTGATCCATCACCGTTTGCAGATCCAGGAGCAGCTCCAGGCAAACCTCTGGTTCTTCCAAAACCCACTCGGTCCGGCTCCACTCCCCGGTCAGGGGAGAACACTTCGCGATCAGCGCGTTGGCGCGGGTACTCTCGGCATCGAAGTCCCGATGGGTTTGCACCCGCTTGCCATTGACCTCGGCAATGATGGTGGCGCCCCCTTTGCCGGGTTGAAAATGGGGGCCATCGCCAGCAAAAGGACGCACCAGCAGGTTAACCTTGAGGCCATCGCCATGGGGCAGCAAATGAAGGTGTGGGGTGGCGTCAGCCGCAACCTCCTCGATATGGGCCATGCCGCCGCCAATGCCCGAGTGGATGGTCACCAGCGACGCGACCGCCTGCATGGCCTGCATCACCTGTTCCCTGGCCTTGACTGGAATCTTGAGACCCCGCCTACCCAGGATTTCGGCAATCTTCCTGTGGGCTGCGGTGATTTCAATCAGCTTGCAGCGGGTAGGTGTCTCCTGGAGAACCACAACCCCTTCTCTCTCCACCGGCGTGGCGAAGTAAACCTTGACCTTACCACCCTTTTGTTCGACCAACAGTTCCGGTTCAACCTTGACCACCTCGACGTTGACCAGGGGCAATTTTTCCCAGAATACGAGGGGATGTCCGACCATGGCCAACAAGGCCTTCTGCCAGTCAAACTCGTAGAACGTTCCGTCGTAATAATTGGTTTTCTGAGAGATTGTCGCACAAATCCGCCGATCCTGGTCGGTCAGAAAATTCATCTCTTCAGGGTTTCTGAACAACCGTTTCAAGGCCACCGGTCGCCCCTTGGACCAGAGGCCGGCGGCAGAGCGCAGCTGCTCCCGGGGCTGAATGCTGACGTGTTCCTCGTACAGAGCGATCATCCAGACCAGACGGCTGTTGCCATCGGCACTGGCCGCAACCTTGTTTTTGTCAGGGGTCGCCCCCATGGTGACCAATGCCTTCAGGGCACGTTCCCACCCTTCTTCCCGTGGCACGATGGGCAGCAGGCTGTGCAGGCCGGTCTCCTGCTGAATGGCAGTCGCGTACCCGGCAAAATCCGTTGCCCCCGGGTCCAGGGCAGCCATGAGTGCGGCACTTTCCATGGCTGCCCACAGGTGGCCATTCTCCTTGGCCCTCTCGAAGAGGGGCCGCAAGTCGGCAACGTGTCGACGGGCATGGTCGCCATCGATCCAATATCGAGCCAGCATCTTGAACAACTTGACCAGGAAAGGATCACGATCCGCTTCTGCCGCCCGGGCACTCTCCATGTCCTTTATGATCAATTCGCGCAGGACATCGGGGTCACCCATTCCACTTGGTACCATATCCTCCAGGAGCATTGACGCATCAACAATGCCCCCTTCGAGA
Above is a genomic segment from Magnetococcales bacterium containing:
- a CDS encoding VWA domain-containing protein; amino-acid sequence: MFNMNRDADLKETLFRFVSNLPADAQFGLIVMGADAKALVNLSPRSPARRDHLKNGLASIKYDDIDRNIPDALKQAMDGFRTPQVRRGTMKSIILLANGVIHLKNDQDVADRKHWLDNTLLPEAKREGIRIFSLASAKDTDTSLLEKLADQTGGKYYPFSTAQKIPASLQELRIFLASAAEEPTPQQTDLRKATASTPGEASIPTANQQPGAMTVTVASPQPQPSQVPPVSTAGLTHQTQPTSPPPTVPPAQDPAIHPLPSQPLQPSTPSADDHKPPPVPSHHAQPLPSDHIPEATNFHMMSSIKIALSHPFVLMILNSLSIIILGFLMVKTTKSNSIATNTSLPPPHPDKSAPASTKETKLSLITDDTKEFSPLPSNPTIADYTRYGYDCAKRGWKADDLDILMFGLAKFEGNMDIAHLVSVAALSLDNYSLAYDTIIRLLPTIKGGMAAQNVSKTNLASYVVRGRKKISRGHYVDALDILLIARNIYPDDTEIAYLTGLAAMRCGSYSMASDIIKQLLGIVYSDQRVILDPKSLIKLKELPMQLSVDILSLAGRLAKELFFTSLAGQLAKDKFFAANANEQPIDEKLRWLLPAPVEAMLQQSLADLDVAGIIANASEQAKTKEVVFQQFWGETARQCYLNAFAYSERSDPFPAINAATVGWLLFLMKDKKDERLRKETLSLVEEICNICLDKEKNSDEAYWNAATLGEAYLILGDVERSTTWYSKAKQRAKDRTGDISTMFHQICLLEQKLHIPDHVKKLFIPRKVAVFVGHMIDVPHRPTTRFPQACAQEAKEKIGDMIDRENIGIGYCSLACGGDILFAEQMIEKKLELHLVLPFPEEEFIRTSVAMGGQEWVKRFLHIRNSATKITFAVDETYRDDPSLFVFNGLLLEGMALTEAKRLQTNAVMIALIHSDATSIPGGTIESLQRWQQYGRKADVIDIKSFTTPMTKQELLPQPSGGQKSGPKQKLPQKSYEIKTMLFADVAGFSRLVKEHHTQAFYVNFLGAIADVLKPAMLETDPPVFRNSWGDGLFLVFDQVEEACECALRLRNMVNEKDWQAVGLPPGVNIRIALHTGPVTRGYDAIIRRNNFFGSQVNLAARVEPVTIPGSIFVTEQTAAMLAALEHHCYACDYVGEKKLPKNAGFCKLFRLRHRDEMRLLAS
- a CDS encoding DEAD/DEAH box helicase, yielding MTSAQQNPSIQELRDHYSTLTATEQSVLQVLSILMTPVSRKSLLSCLLRLGVVGNNGKPLSAVALLPILERMQKAGLVALDSYVKFFCIAEIANHVTQAAVAAGRFQKMVAAINSVSPSYYYEGRFITFEGCLRELRIAIFAHDTRSMIAILEAAHKQFPEKMARHRLFVIICATPLDVAWFRDLPHAIQVEALEEIVADYLENFSDVADVLRLLSEHRHHPDAMVGSRFRRLLVATLVFQGHIAEAQVILDAAEPVGSDLQLQGWICFLRGENEKAIHAYEAAMKHAKKHADKRRIVVGTLSGLFFLLALLKSGDPACRMRLAELLTLARTTPKSSPNPSLRCLDAVLLAQENQTSQALACLEGGIVDASMLLEDMVPSGMGDPDVLRELIIKDMESARAAEADRDPFLVKLFKMLARYWIDGDHARRHVADLRPLFERAKENGHLWAAMESAALMAALDPGATDFAGYATAIQQETGLHSLLPIVPREEGWERALKALVTMGATPDKNKVAASADGNSRLVWMIALYEEHVSIQPREQLRSAAGLWSKGRPVALKRLFRNPEEMNFLTDQDRRICATISQKTNYYDGTFYEFDWQKALLAMVGHPLVFWEKLPLVNVEVVKVEPELLVEQKGGKVKVYFATPVEREGVVVLQETPTRCKLIEITAAHRKIAEILGRRGLKIPVKAREQVMQAMQAVASLVTIHSGIGGGMAHIEEVAADATPHLHLLPHGDGLKVNLLVRPFAGDGPHFQPGKGGATIIAEVNGKRVQTHRDFDAESTRANALIAKCSPLTGEWSRTEWVLEEPEVCLELLLDLQTVMDQVVIAWPEGEKMRVSAPVAMDGLRVRIQREQNWFSVTGDISLDEDLVVEMGRLLDMVRDGKSRFIPLGEGRFVALTETFRKRLAEIDAFSEKNAKGQRFHPLASPVFRELFAEARTVETDQHWRAHLKRFDQAQGLDPEPPSTLQAELRDYQVTGFKWLARLAAWGVGACLADDMGLGKTLQALALLLYRAQEGPSLVVAPTSVALNWIAEIDRFAPTLRGIVFGGGQRQQILGGLQSFDVVICSYGLLQQEAGMLAAIKWNVVVLDEAQAIKNRLTKRSQSVMALTGSFRIIMTGTPLENHLGEVWNLFRFINPGLLGSLEAFNERFAVPIERHGEKEAQKRLRKWIQPFLLRRTKSQVLEELPPRTEIVLNVEMSPEEMAFYETLRRKAIEQIENLDGPAEQKRFQVLAEIMRLRRACCNSRLVLPDSPIESTKLAVFWEVVEELLANRHKALVFSQFVDHLAIIRALLDEKKVVYQYLDGSTPAKERQRRVDAFQSGEGDLFLISLKAGGVGINLTAADYVIHMDPWWNPAVEDQASDRAHRIGQTRPVTIYRLVTQETIEAKIVDLHRHKRNLADGLLEGGDMSGKLSVAELLDMIRGRS